In one Streptomyces marincola genomic region, the following are encoded:
- a CDS encoding LysR family transcriptional regulator, translating to MDLVGACRAFVNVSERGSFTIGAAAARMAQSVASRRIAALEQHLGRRLLERSSRAATLTPFGRDMLPLATQLVRLADQLEHEAEAMRHQPLRIAVPATCPTAALAHLIADAHSHGIVLDAHPADPAERAELVRLQRVRAALLARPPHDASWTVPLGLAVAEPPHRPSDPAGPEAGPLYLDTLRPGRTDREERPRRVWLQPEDDVPHIRDSLARLRDAVGLRPAQLSVARSVASAVADVLSHGDALLSSPAQAGHLGLRWRPIGELAALARGYTLAVADAADTDATRLGERCADGIARCLGATADAGVAA from the coding sequence CCGTCGCGAGCCGCCGCATCGCCGCACTTGAGCAGCATCTCGGCCGACGGCTGCTCGAACGATCCTCGCGCGCCGCCACGCTCACCCCCTTCGGACGGGACATGCTGCCCCTGGCGACGCAACTCGTCCGGCTGGCCGACCAACTGGAACACGAGGCGGAGGCCATGCGGCACCAGCCGCTGCGCATCGCCGTACCCGCCACCTGCCCCACCGCCGCGCTCGCTCACCTCATCGCCGACGCGCACAGCCACGGCATCGTCCTCGACGCCCACCCCGCCGACCCCGCCGAACGGGCCGAGCTGGTCCGGCTCCAGCGGGTGCGGGCCGCCCTGCTGGCGAGGCCGCCCCACGACGCCTCCTGGACCGTTCCCCTCGGCCTGGCCGTCGCCGAGCCTCCGCACCGGCCGTCGGACCCGGCCGGACCCGAAGCCGGCCCGCTCTACCTGGACACGCTGCGCCCCGGCCGGACCGACCGCGAGGAACGGCCGCGCCGCGTCTGGTTGCAGCCCGAGGACGACGTGCCGCACATCCGGGACAGCCTCGCCCGCCTGCGCGACGCCGTCGGGTTGCGTCCTGCCCAGCTGTCCGTCGCCCGCTCCGTGGCGTCCGCGGTGGCCGACGTGCTCAGCCACGGCGACGCGTTGCTCTCCTCACCCGCCCAGGCCGGGCACCTCGGACTGCGGTGGCGGCCCATCGGGGAACTCGCCGCCCTCGCCCGCGGTTACACCCTGGCCGTGGCGGACGCCGCGGACACCGACGCCACGCGCCTCGGCGAGCGGTGCGCGGACGGAATCGCCCGGTGCCTCGGCGCCACGGCGGACGCCGGAGTGGCCGCGTGA
- a CDS encoding serine hydrolase → MNDDRLLRELRHRLRDGGLQGSVLVRDLNTGDELGIDPDVAFPAASLVKVPLALATLERIRRGELDGAAVLDVAPGRVTTPGPTGLSRFLHPARIAVDDLLYLSVCVSDGTATDALFGLTPPPVVAVILRELGVRGIDVRHTTGELSDTPAERFDAADVHLAHALAIDAGTAGQGHRVPQLDISRANTGTARAFVDLLQALWTQPTAIHPEVAARVRTLMAGNVLRHRLAPDFSTDTSTWSSKTGTLLNLRHEIGVVEHTDGQTYAVAVLTESRVAASSQPAAEALMGQVARRLRDRIRSG, encoded by the coding sequence GTGAACGACGACAGGCTGCTGAGGGAACTGCGCCACCGGCTGCGCGACGGCGGGCTCCAGGGCTCGGTGCTCGTCCGCGACCTGAACACCGGCGACGAGCTCGGCATCGACCCCGACGTCGCGTTCCCCGCCGCCTCACTGGTGAAAGTGCCCCTCGCGCTCGCCACGCTGGAACGCATCAGGCGGGGCGAACTCGACGGCGCGGCCGTACTCGACGTGGCCCCGGGACGGGTCACCACCCCTGGACCCACCGGGCTCAGCAGGTTCCTGCACCCCGCCCGCATCGCCGTGGACGACCTCCTCTACCTCAGCGTCTGCGTCAGCGACGGAACCGCCACCGACGCCCTGTTCGGCCTGACTCCGCCGCCCGTGGTCGCCGTGATCCTCCGTGAGCTCGGAGTACGCGGCATCGACGTGCGCCACACGACGGGGGAGCTGTCCGACACCCCGGCGGAACGCTTCGACGCCGCGGACGTCCACCTCGCCCACGCCCTCGCCATCGACGCGGGAACGGCGGGACAGGGCCACAGGGTGCCGCAACTCGACATCTCGCGTGCCAACACCGGCACCGCCCGCGCGTTCGTCGACCTCCTCCAGGCGCTGTGGACGCAGCCCACCGCCATCCATCCCGAGGTCGCCGCGCGTGTGCGCACCCTCATGGCCGGCAACGTCCTGCGCCACCGCCTGGCCCCGGACTTCTCGACCGACACCTCCACCTGGTCGTCCAAAACCGGCACACTGCTCAACCTGCGCCACGAGATCGGCGTCGTCGAGCACACCGACGGCCAGACGTACGCCGTGGCCGTGCTGACCGAGTCGCGGGTGGCCGCGAGCAGCCAGCCCGCCGCCGAAGCCCTCATGGGACAGGTCGCCCGCCGCCTGCGCGACCGCATCCGCTCCGGCTGA
- a CDS encoding Rossmann-fold NAD(P)-binding domain-containing protein: MALPDYEATAGAVRDGLAADDGGQPGDPDKAARAVLPTPALPNSLRRLPLGDDAGTAMRAHPARVASDAESTTDIGTCPAITLP, translated from the coding sequence GTGGCGCTGCCCGACTACGAGGCGACGGCGGGCGCGGTCCGCGACGGCCTGGCGGCGGACGACGGCGGGCAGCCGGGCGATCCGGACAAGGCGGCCCGTGCCGTGCTGCCCACCCCCGCCCTCCCGAACTCCCTGCGGCGCCTGCCCCTGGGTGACGACGCGGGGACGGCGATGCGTGCGCATCCGGCCCGCGTGGCGAGCGATGCGGAGTCCACGACGGACATCGGCACGTGCCCGGCCATCACCCTCCCGTGA
- a CDS encoding NADP-dependent oxidoreductase yields MKAMRFHEFGSSEVLRQENVDRPVPGTGQVLVRVAATSFNPVDDHIRAGALAGVMPIALPYVPGIDLAGTVAELGADVTGPAVGDRVVAMLPLDSAGAAAEYVLAPAESLAPAPRTTELADAAALPLAGLAAWQTAFELAELKPGQTVLVNGAGGAVGSLVVQLAVDAGAHVTAVDADRHADRLRSYGADRVAGPLALADGPAAVGGPFQVVVNHVRFSPQELARLTDYVADGGVAASTAGPVPEDPARGVRSASLWVRSDGAQLTELVAKVDAGKLRLHVAARRPVAELAAVHEDAGAGRLPGKTVLLAP; encoded by the coding sequence ATGAAGGCCATGCGTTTCCACGAGTTCGGCAGCAGCGAGGTCCTGCGCCAGGAGAACGTCGACCGTCCGGTCCCCGGCACAGGCCAGGTGCTGGTGCGGGTGGCGGCCACGTCGTTCAACCCGGTCGACGACCACATCCGTGCCGGCGCCCTGGCCGGGGTGATGCCGATCGCCCTCCCGTACGTGCCGGGAATCGACCTGGCGGGCACCGTCGCCGAACTCGGCGCCGACGTGACGGGTCCGGCGGTCGGCGACCGGGTCGTGGCGATGCTGCCCCTCGACTCCGCCGGCGCCGCCGCCGAGTACGTGCTCGCCCCGGCCGAGTCACTGGCCCCGGCGCCCCGAACGACCGAACTGGCCGACGCCGCGGCGCTGCCGCTGGCCGGCCTGGCGGCCTGGCAGACGGCGTTCGAGCTCGCCGAGCTGAAGCCAGGCCAGACCGTCCTGGTCAACGGGGCGGGGGGCGCGGTCGGCAGCCTCGTGGTGCAGCTCGCCGTCGACGCGGGAGCGCACGTGACCGCGGTGGACGCGGACCGGCACGCCGACCGTCTGCGGAGCTACGGTGCGGACCGGGTCGCCGGTCCACTGGCCCTCGCGGACGGCCCGGCTGCCGTGGGCGGTCCGTTCCAGGTGGTGGTGAACCATGTGCGCTTCTCCCCGCAGGAGCTCGCGCGGCTGACGGACTACGTCGCCGACGGCGGGGTCGCCGCCAGTACGGCCGGTCCGGTTCCCGAGGACCCCGCCCGTGGAGTGCGCAGCGCGAGCCTGTGGGTCCGCAGCGACGGAGCCCAGCTGACCGAGCTGGTCGCCAAGGTGGACGCCGGCAAGCTCCGCCTCCACGTCGCCGCCCGCCGCCCGGTGGCCGAGCTGGCCGCCGTGCACGAGGACGCCGGCGCCGGACGGCTGCCCGGCAAGACGGTGCTGCTCGCTCCCTGA
- a CDS encoding DODA-type extradiol aromatic ring-opening family dioxygenase, with protein sequence MTATRSLASPSPRHTPAAAYDDLLARVLPRAREQRVWNPSDGPLPSLFVSHGAPFTLDDPQWLGDLFDWARSMPKPRAVVIVSAHWERAPAAISAAAAGTPLYYDFSGFHPRYKTLPYATPDATDLARRLKGLLGRASVHEFTARGLDHGAFIPLMAMYPAADVPVVQLSMPSLAPGALLALGARLKPLREEGILVVGSGFMTHSFAVFHRPELAAETAAFDAWAVDALARGDADALIDYRGKAPGAAVAHPTADHFVPLLLTVGAADDPGSAVSAIDRMVMGNSTRSVQLT encoded by the coding sequence ATGACCGCCACGCGCAGCCTGGCCTCCCCTTCCCCCCGGCACACACCAGCCGCGGCGTACGACGACCTCCTCGCCCGGGTTCTGCCACGGGCGCGCGAGCAGCGGGTGTGGAACCCTTCCGACGGGCCTCTGCCCAGCCTCTTCGTCAGCCACGGGGCCCCGTTCACCCTCGACGATCCGCAGTGGCTCGGCGACCTCTTCGACTGGGCCCGGTCGATGCCCAAGCCCCGGGCCGTCGTCATCGTCTCGGCCCACTGGGAACGGGCGCCGGCCGCGATATCCGCAGCCGCGGCCGGCACCCCGCTGTACTACGACTTCAGCGGCTTCCACCCCCGTTACAAGACCCTCCCCTACGCCACCCCGGACGCCACCGACCTGGCGCGGCGGCTCAAGGGCCTGCTGGGCCGGGCGTCGGTGCACGAGTTCACCGCCCGCGGCCTCGACCACGGCGCCTTCATCCCGCTCATGGCCATGTATCCCGCGGCCGACGTCCCGGTCGTACAGCTGTCGATGCCCAGCCTCGCCCCCGGCGCCCTGCTCGCACTCGGAGCACGCCTGAAGCCCCTTCGTGAAGAAGGCATCCTCGTCGTCGGCTCGGGTTTCATGACGCACAGCTTCGCCGTCTTCCACCGGCCGGAGCTCGCCGCCGAAACAGCGGCCTTCGACGCATGGGCCGTTGACGCCCTCGCCCGGGGCGACGCCGACGCCCTCATCGACTACCGCGGCAAGGCCCCCGGCGCCGCGGTCGCCCATCCGACGGCCGACCACTTCGTCCCGTTGCTGCTCACCGTCGGCGCCGCCGACGACCCCGGCAGCGCAGTGAGCGCCATCGACCGCATGGTGATGGGCAACTCCACCCGGTCCGTACAGCTGACCTGA
- a CDS encoding MarR family winged helix-turn-helix transcriptional regulator, which produces MDTQSPWLDDDQQALWQALLTVVIALPAALDRQLQREAGISNFEYGVLARLSTAEEATMRLSDLARVCDSTQPRLSKVMDRFEARDWVARRPDPGNGRYTLATLTDAGRHKLVESAPEHVAQVKRLVFDPLSAAQRRHLATALTRIAATVRRELEAS; this is translated from the coding sequence ATGGATACTCAGTCGCCCTGGCTCGACGATGATCAGCAGGCCCTGTGGCAGGCACTCCTCACGGTCGTCATCGCCCTCCCTGCGGCTCTCGACCGCCAGCTGCAACGAGAGGCAGGCATTTCCAACTTCGAGTACGGGGTCCTGGCCCGGCTGTCCACGGCCGAGGAGGCCACGATGCGGCTCAGCGACCTCGCCCGGGTCTGCGACAGCACCCAGCCCCGCCTGTCGAAGGTGATGGACCGCTTCGAAGCCCGCGACTGGGTCGCCCGCCGACCCGACCCCGGCAACGGTCGGTACACCCTCGCCACCCTGACCGACGCCGGTCGGCACAAGCTCGTCGAGAGCGCACCGGAACACGTCGCGCAGGTGAAGCGCCTCGTGTTCGACCCGCTCAGCGCCGCTCAGCGCCGCCACCTCGCGACCGCACTCACCCGCATCGCCGCTACCGTGCGCAGGGAACTCGAAGCGAGCTGA
- a CDS encoding carbohydrate ABC transporter permease, which yields MMTSTPRSRSRRPVDRVRWWTYALLILGAAICLFPVYWMFVVASTDTATATEMPPEIVPGGNLPHLVDLVFSTVPFLRALVNSVLVAGTIGVGHALLCSLAGFAFAKLHFPGRDTLFLVVVLTMTVPTQLAIIPQFLIVAELGWVDTLQALILPGLASAFGIFWMRQHLSTALSDELVQAARIDGANTWQIFWRIAFPIVRPAAYVLGLFGYVTAWNDFLWPFVVMKSPENYTVQIAIKALQNSFDIDLGLAMAGSFVATLPLLVLFVFVGRRMVAGIMEGAFKG from the coding sequence ATGATGACCAGCACGCCGCGATCGCGATCCCGCCGTCCTGTCGACCGGGTCCGCTGGTGGACCTACGCCCTGCTGATCCTCGGGGCGGCGATCTGCCTCTTCCCCGTGTACTGGATGTTCGTCGTCGCCTCCACCGACACGGCGACCGCGACCGAGATGCCGCCCGAGATCGTGCCGGGCGGCAACCTCCCGCATCTCGTCGACCTCGTCTTCTCCACCGTGCCGTTCCTGCGGGCCCTGGTCAACAGCGTGCTGGTGGCCGGCACGATCGGCGTGGGCCACGCGCTCCTGTGCTCCCTGGCGGGCTTCGCCTTCGCGAAGCTTCACTTTCCCGGCCGCGACACCCTGTTCCTCGTCGTGGTGCTCACCATGACCGTGCCGACGCAACTGGCGATCATCCCGCAGTTCCTGATCGTCGCCGAGCTCGGCTGGGTGGACACCCTTCAGGCGCTGATCCTGCCGGGGCTCGCCAGCGCGTTCGGCATCTTCTGGATGCGGCAGCACCTGAGCACCGCACTCAGCGACGAGCTCGTGCAGGCCGCCAGGATCGACGGGGCGAACACCTGGCAGATCTTCTGGCGCATCGCCTTCCCGATCGTCCGCCCCGCCGCCTACGTCCTCGGGCTCTTCGGCTATGTCACCGCCTGGAACGACTTCCTGTGGCCGTTCGTCGTCATGAAGTCCCCGGAGAACTACACCGTCCAGATCGCCATCAAGGCATTGCAGAACAGTTTCGACATCGATCTGGGTCTGGCGATGGCGGGCTCCTTCGTGGCCACCCTCCCACTGCTCGTGCTGTTCGTCTTCGTCGGCCGCCGCATGGTCGCAGGGATCATGGAGGGCGCCTTCAAGGGATGA
- a CDS encoding carbohydrate ABC transporter permease yields the protein MATTRLDPAPEAPAPRGPHARRASSRVRQGFAERIAPYAYIAPFFLIFAVFGLFPLLFTFYIALFDWNPIGDQTYIGFDNFTRLWEDGRFWNAAGNTVSIWLLSTLPQLMLALVLAHLLNHARLRYAAFFRMTMLVPYITSVAATTIVFAQIFDRDYGLLNWLLGLVGVGPVNFVQSVPGSHLMIATMVIWRWFGYTTLLYLASLHAIPRETYEAAAVDGAGGVKQFWHITVPSLRPVIIFTVVTSTIYGLQIFTEPLLVSRAAPLTCGPARECQTLTLFLYEQGFGVFEFGYAAAVGVALFVMVVALALINYLASSRIRSER from the coding sequence GTGGCCACGACACGGCTCGACCCGGCGCCCGAGGCCCCGGCCCCCAGGGGACCGCACGCGCGCCGGGCCTCGTCACGCGTGCGGCAGGGCTTCGCCGAGCGGATCGCCCCCTACGCCTACATCGCGCCATTCTTCCTGATCTTCGCGGTGTTCGGCCTCTTCCCCTTGCTGTTCACCTTCTACATCGCATTGTTCGACTGGAACCCCATCGGTGACCAGACCTACATCGGCTTCGACAACTTCACTCGCCTGTGGGAAGACGGACGGTTCTGGAACGCAGCGGGCAACACGGTCAGCATCTGGCTGCTTTCCACCCTCCCCCAACTGATGCTGGCCCTCGTCCTGGCCCATCTCCTCAACCACGCCCGGTTGCGTTACGCCGCGTTCTTCCGGATGACGATGCTGGTCCCCTACATCACCTCGGTGGCCGCCACCACGATCGTCTTCGCCCAGATTTTCGACCGCGACTACGGCCTGCTGAACTGGCTGCTCGGGCTGGTCGGTGTCGGCCCGGTCAACTTCGTCCAGTCCGTCCCCGGCAGCCACCTGATGATCGCCACGATGGTGATCTGGAGGTGGTTCGGCTACACGACGCTGCTCTACCTGGCCTCCCTGCACGCGATTCCCCGCGAGACCTACGAGGCCGCGGCGGTGGACGGCGCGGGCGGCGTCAAGCAGTTCTGGCACATCACCGTCCCCTCACTGAGACCGGTGATCATCTTCACCGTGGTGACGTCGACCATTTACGGTTTGCAGATCTTCACCGAACCGCTTCTCGTCTCGCGCGCCGCGCCGCTCACCTGCGGGCCCGCGCGGGAGTGCCAGACCCTCACGCTCTTCCTCTACGAACAGGGCTTCGGGGTGTTCGAGTTCGGCTACGCGGCCGCGGTCGGCGTGGCGCTCTTCGTCATGGTCGTCGCTCTCGCCCTGATCAATTACCTGGCGTCCAGCCGAATCCGCTCGGAGCGATGA
- a CDS encoding ABC transporter substrate-binding protein has product MFTRKTPARLRTAASIALGVVFAAAGCSNGPGSGGGRSFEFWSFTGINQEAAVQEYERANPGIDVRLSEVGSSVETAQSLTIGLAGGKVPDLVLIQGDDMPRFVDQPHNFRDLREFGAADVQDDYLDWVMSQSVAEDGSIIGVPTDVGGMAIAYRADLFAEAGLPTDREEVGRLWPTWEDFIATGERYTAATGEPFVDNAATSVFYQAVNQVSRKYYDDEGELVYAENPEIRDAFELALRAVDAGITARQSTFTEGWSAAMKQSDFAVVAAPSWMLNSIRSNAPETAGAWDIAAIPGGAGNWGGSYLAIPADAANPEAAWDYIREMQSPQGQLRHFTSSGALPTTPSVYEDERLAGYTDPFFSDAPVGRIYTDSLLGLEPFHIGPDSAPIGQEFLNALTDVEQGSGDPARAWENALRNVEIAIGE; this is encoded by the coding sequence ATGTTCACGAGGAAGACGCCGGCCCGGCTCCGCACCGCCGCGTCGATCGCGCTCGGGGTGGTCTTCGCCGCCGCCGGCTGTTCGAACGGACCGGGGAGCGGTGGCGGCAGGTCCTTCGAGTTCTGGTCGTTCACCGGCATCAATCAGGAAGCGGCGGTCCAGGAGTACGAGCGGGCCAACCCCGGGATCGACGTGCGGCTGTCCGAGGTGGGCAGCTCTGTGGAGACGGCGCAGTCATTGACCATCGGGCTCGCCGGAGGAAAAGTTCCGGACCTGGTGCTCATCCAGGGCGACGACATGCCCCGGTTCGTGGATCAACCGCACAACTTCCGCGACCTGCGGGAGTTCGGTGCCGCGGACGTCCAGGACGACTACTTGGACTGGGTGATGAGCCAGAGCGTCGCCGAGGACGGCTCGATCATCGGCGTGCCGACCGACGTCGGCGGGATGGCCATCGCCTACCGGGCGGACCTGTTCGCCGAGGCCGGCCTTCCCACCGACCGCGAGGAGGTCGGCCGCCTGTGGCCCACCTGGGAGGACTTCATCGCCACCGGGGAGCGCTACACGGCCGCCACGGGCGAGCCGTTCGTCGACAACGCCGCGACCAGCGTCTTCTACCAGGCGGTCAACCAGGTGTCCCGGAAGTACTACGACGACGAGGGTGAGCTGGTGTACGCCGAGAATCCCGAGATCCGTGACGCCTTCGAACTGGCGCTGCGGGCCGTCGACGCGGGTATCACCGCCCGGCAGAGCACGTTCACCGAGGGCTGGAGCGCCGCGATGAAGCAGAGCGACTTCGCCGTGGTGGCCGCTCCCTCCTGGATGCTGAACAGCATCCGCAGCAACGCCCCCGAGACGGCCGGCGCGTGGGACATCGCGGCCATCCCAGGCGGCGCCGGCAACTGGGGCGGCAGCTACCTCGCGATCCCGGCCGATGCCGCGAACCCGGAGGCGGCCTGGGACTACATACGGGAGATGCAGTCGCCCCAGGGCCAGCTGAGGCACTTCACCTCCTCCGGTGCTCTGCCGACCACACCGTCGGTGTACGAGGACGAGCGTCTGGCCGGCTACACCGACCCGTTCTTCTCCGACGCCCCGGTCGGTCGCATCTACACCGACTCGCTCCTGGGACTCGAACCGTTCCACATCGGACCGGACAGCGCGCCCATCGGCCAGGAGTTCCTCAACGCCCTCACCGACGTCGAACAGGGCTCGGGCGATCCTGCCCGGGCGTGGGAGAACGCACTGCGCAACGTCGAGATCGCCATAGGGGAGTGA
- a CDS encoding LacI family DNA-binding transcriptional regulator, translated as MTSADTNAPADGAPTRPLTTAQLAERAGVSIATVSKVVNGRAEVAAETREIVEALIRRHGYRRQKKASGPAPMLELIFHELAGPYPAEIVKGVQRVAWEHSLAVAVAVAEPGPQSPRQSWIESVLARRPTGVIAVFSALTDAQVTQLHTRDIPLVLLDPVQDSTQDCPVVGASNWSGGMSATRHLLDLGHRRIAAITGPPHSLASRARLDGYRAALDMHGAPVDDALVRVGDFYAETGLAHTRDLLRLPDPPTAVVACNDGTALGVYRAAAEAGLRVPDDLSVVGFDDLFPSSWLTPPLTTVRQPLTEMAATAATMAITVAQGNPLAQKRVELTTELVVRGSTSAPTAP; from the coding sequence GTGACCTCCGCCGACACCAATGCCCCTGCTGACGGCGCGCCTACCAGGCCATTGACGACCGCGCAGCTCGCCGAACGTGCCGGCGTCTCGATCGCGACGGTGTCCAAGGTGGTCAACGGCCGGGCCGAGGTCGCCGCCGAGACCCGTGAGATCGTGGAGGCGCTCATCCGACGCCACGGATACCGGCGCCAGAAGAAGGCTTCGGGACCGGCACCCATGCTGGAGTTGATCTTCCACGAACTCGCCGGCCCCTATCCGGCCGAGATCGTCAAGGGTGTCCAGCGCGTCGCCTGGGAGCACTCGCTCGCCGTGGCCGTGGCGGTGGCCGAACCGGGCCCGCAGAGCCCGCGGCAGAGCTGGATCGAAAGCGTGCTGGCCCGCCGTCCCACCGGTGTCATCGCGGTGTTCTCCGCGCTGACCGACGCGCAGGTCACCCAGCTGCACACGCGGGACATCCCGTTGGTGCTGCTCGACCCCGTCCAGGACTCCACACAGGATTGCCCGGTGGTCGGCGCCAGCAATTGGAGCGGTGGGATGTCCGCCACCCGCCACCTGCTCGACCTGGGGCATCGGCGCATCGCCGCCATCACAGGACCGCCTCATTCCCTCGCCAGCCGCGCCCGCCTCGACGGCTACCGCGCCGCCCTGGACATGCACGGGGCCCCGGTGGACGACGCCCTCGTCCGCGTCGGCGACTTCTACGCCGAGACCGGCCTGGCCCACACGCGCGACCTGCTGCGCCTGCCCGACCCGCCCACCGCCGTCGTCGCGTGCAACGACGGCACCGCTCTCGGCGTGTACCGGGCGGCGGCCGAGGCGGGCCTGCGCGTTCCGGACGACCTCAGTGTCGTCGGCTTCGACGACCTCTTCCCCTCCAGCTGGCTCACCCCGCCGCTGACCACGGTCCGCCAGCCGCTCACCGAGATGGCGGCCACGGCCGCGACCATGGCCATCACCGTGGCCCAGGGCAATCCCCTCGCTCAGAAACGTGTGGAACTCACCACCGAGCTCGTCGTCCGCGGCAGCACCAGCGCCCCAACGGCCCCGTGA
- a CDS encoding PP2C family protein-serine/threonine phosphatase gives MTAGEQEAARLAAVRRYNVLDTPPDGAFDRIAALAARVFDVPVAAVTIVDVDRIWFKAAHGLDGVREIGREPGLCASAVHQDGALVIPDTLLDAVARGNPLVAGPMGIRFYAAAPLVTSEGHRLGTVNICDTKPRSISSEDVGLLSELAGIVMDELELRLSALQAVRHERERAAAQRQLAEAERAGRLRAEKDAESIAAFASTLQRALLPPTLPTVPGLELACHYHTASAHNVGGDFYDVFPLPDERWAFFLGDVCGKGPEAAALTSLVRHTLRVAAQHTGDPVAVLEVLNTALLENVTAGSRFCTAVFGTLAAEPRGGFLVRLATGGHPPAYHLRPAAPGTGTTTRVEAVRPQDGMLVGAFPQAHFAETDLRLAPGETLLLYTDGLPELRTGPDTWLGWDGLQEFLAVRPAAGATQLVRETIDLLDTRTIEGAEDDVALLAMSVPSTSHDHGRVGPPSSDATAVAASTHARSDEP, from the coding sequence GTGACTGCGGGCGAACAGGAGGCGGCACGGCTGGCGGCCGTGCGGCGGTACAACGTCCTCGACACCCCGCCGGACGGAGCGTTCGACCGGATAGCGGCCTTGGCGGCCCGGGTGTTCGACGTGCCGGTGGCCGCCGTGACGATCGTGGACGTCGACCGCATCTGGTTCAAGGCGGCGCACGGCCTCGACGGCGTGCGGGAGATCGGACGCGAGCCCGGCCTGTGCGCGTCAGCGGTGCACCAGGACGGCGCGCTGGTGATCCCGGACACGCTCCTCGACGCCGTCGCGCGCGGCAATCCGTTGGTCGCCGGGCCCATGGGCATCCGCTTCTACGCGGCCGCGCCGCTGGTCACGAGTGAGGGCCACAGGCTGGGCACGGTGAACATCTGCGATACGAAGCCGCGCTCGATCTCCTCCGAGGACGTCGGGCTGCTGTCCGAACTCGCCGGCATCGTCATGGACGAGTTGGAGCTCCGGCTCTCGGCGCTGCAAGCGGTCCGGCACGAGCGGGAACGCGCCGCCGCGCAGCGACAGTTGGCGGAGGCGGAACGGGCGGGGAGGCTGCGCGCGGAGAAGGACGCCGAGTCCATCGCGGCCTTCGCCTCGACCCTGCAACGCGCGTTGCTACCGCCTACTCTGCCGACCGTGCCGGGCCTCGAACTCGCCTGCCACTACCACACGGCCTCGGCCCACAACGTCGGCGGGGACTTCTACGACGTCTTCCCCCTGCCGGACGAAAGGTGGGCGTTCTTCCTCGGGGACGTCTGCGGGAAAGGACCGGAGGCCGCCGCGTTGACCTCGCTTGTCCGGCACACCTTGCGCGTCGCGGCACAGCACACCGGTGACCCTGTCGCCGTTCTCGAGGTGCTCAACACGGCGCTCCTTGAGAACGTGACGGCTGGAAGCCGCTTCTGCACGGCCGTCTTCGGCACCCTTGCCGCTGAGCCGCGAGGCGGCTTCCTGGTGCGGCTCGCCACCGGCGGCCACCCCCCGGCCTACCACCTGCGTCCCGCCGCGCCGGGCACGGGCACCACCACACGGGTCGAGGCGGTACGGCCGCAGGACGGCATGCTCGTCGGCGCGTTCCCGCAAGCCCACTTCGCGGAGACCGACCTGCGGCTGGCCCCGGGCGAGACGCTGCTGCTGTACACCGATGGCCTGCCCGAGCTCCGTACCGGCCCCGACACCTGGCTGGGCTGGGACGGACTTCAGGAGTTCCTCGCCGTTCGGCCGGCAGCCGGAGCCACCCAGCTCGTCAGGGAGACCATCGACCTGCTGGACACCCGAACGATCGAAGGGGCCGAGGACGATGTCGCCCTGCTGGCGATGTCCGTGCCGAGCACCTCGCACGACCACGGCCGCGTGGGGCCGCCAAGCTCGGATGCAACGGCCGTGGCCGCATCGACACACGCCAGGAGTGATGAACCGTGA
- a CDS encoding STAS domain-containing protein has translation MNSTEVLVRRTHGAVTEAAVTGDIDLHTAPDVRRAALDLVEQGHQLLILDLSEVQFCDSAGLSTLIVIWHAARDAGGRLSLVGVPETLMGVLSLTGVDTIMAIHPTVQAALADIPGAGTP, from the coding sequence GTGAATTCCACCGAAGTGCTCGTCCGAAGGACTCACGGCGCGGTGACCGAGGCCGCCGTCACCGGGGACATCGACCTCCACACCGCTCCGGACGTCCGGCGGGCCGCGCTCGACCTCGTCGAGCAGGGGCACCAGTTGCTCATCCTGGACCTGTCCGAGGTGCAGTTCTGCGACTCGGCTGGACTGAGCACCCTGATCGTCATCTGGCACGCCGCGCGGGACGCCGGTGGGCGCCTCAGCCTGGTCGGTGTCCCCGAGACACTGATGGGCGTGCTCTCGTTGACCGGGGTCGACACCATCATGGCCATCCACCCGACCGTCCAGGCGGCACTCGCCGACATCCCCGGCGCCGGTACCCCGTGA